From Erigeron canadensis isolate Cc75 chromosome 5, C_canadensis_v1, whole genome shotgun sequence:
AGGTCAAGGTCTACTCGAATCCGaagcaaaaaagaaaatcatttATTGAATTAATGACTTTAGCTTAAGTTGACCTCAAgcttttgttaaaattaaacGAACCAAACTTGAGTTCTTAAAACCTAAACTAGTAAAGTTCGAGCTTAGAAAAACTTAATTTCGAGTCGACTCTATTGGTTTACACCTATCCGTAGTGGTGTTGGCCTTCAACTGGAAATAAGTTTCGAGGACCGAGAGCAACGGCCAAGTTTATGACACGTGCCTACGAGATTAACGGGGGTCAAAACGACATGATTGTTTAGACCCTATCGAAAACTCCTACTTAGAAGAAAGAAAATTGTGGGTCCGAATTTGGGTTCGTCCGTTCATAATGTAATAATTTGGATGCATATATCTCATTGGTCGAAACATTAGAAAAAGAAATCTAATACAAGTAGGAAGTAACAGAATCTTTAATGTAACGTCAATTTCAATTCTTAAACTAATTATCATGACCTCTTGTCATctaaattttatacaaaaaccACACCCTATATGGGTGAAGATTATAGTTGTTACGATACCAATATTTACAAAATGGTAGCCAATGAGGACTTGACATTTAACAAAAATCAGTGTATGTCAAAAGTATGTTATCAATTAATAGTAATTGGTCAGCTTCGAACATTCTAAATGTGAGCCGCTATGTACTTGCACTTGACAAATGAGCTTCCAAAATGTATATATGCTCATGTTGTGTTGCAAGGTGAGTGATATGAAACGCAAGAtttattgataaataaatatgtataaaactataaatgacATAATTCCGACTATTTCATAAGTTATGAGCCTCAATATCATTTTTAATAGTGTATAGGGTTGTTGACATGGAGTCAGCATTACCCTTATCTTAACTCctttataaagaaaatctttCAAGGTATATACTTAAGTTCAAAGTCTTTTAGCCTTCAGAGTCTTTTAGCAGTGTGGATATCTAATCATTCCAACTAGAAAGTTTGGGCCGCCCGATGGACAGTGGCAAAGAGAGTAATTTCTTTAACGTTATCATAAACTTAGTTCGAAATTCAAGGCgagatattttttaaataaaacccaaaacccaaatcAAAGGAAAATTATGGTGCCGCGGGTatccatttattttttaacaacaataCGACAGTTACAAagttatattttcatttactcCTAAGGAGcacagaaaaaataaatatttaaaaagaaaaattcaaaaaaaaccaattaaaaaaagaaaaaactctaaaaaccacaaagaaaaataaaatactaataaaataaaatcaaatcaaataacaaaatcaatgcAAATAAACTAACCAAAAAGTatcaaaaaatttttaaaaaatgtatgtaaaacaaatatattacaaaacaaaaatattataaaagtcatgaaaaaaaaaacaaaatatacaaaaaaatctaCACCAAAAGCTAAgaaacaaatgttaaaaaaacaatatgttaaataactaaaatataacttttgttattttctataaagtataaaacttttatagtttaaaaagaaaagtgcAATAGAAATTTGAAGGGggcagaaaacaaaaaataaatagcaAGAGGAAGTAAGAAAAACAATAAAGAatcaaaatgtaaataataaagGTCAAAATGTAAATGTCTAATCTCTAAATCctttcaaaaactaaaaataagcGGGTGGCAGGTTTCAAACCCCTGACCTCTCAAACAGAAAGCAGCGGTCGAACCAACTATACCAAAGATCCACTTGTTAATATTTATACAAATcttatatttatgttaaaaatgcataaaaagacaaaattgaTCCTGTTCATAACCTTCACCTTTAATgatatttcaatttcaattcaatAAGGTATTCGGGATTTCAGGTTGGCTTCTATTGGGCCTGGGCTACCAATCCAAGAAAAATATCAAAGATTCCAATGGCTTATGACCAAAATGGTATCATGtcccatttgaattttgaacctAGTACATTTTAAAACAGTCATATTTTGTTAAAGAAAGTTACGTATATCATACAAAAATAaaccatataataataatgttacaCATAAATAAATTGTAGaatctacattttttttaatgacattcTACAATGGGTAAATGGGCCAGTAATCTTTTCTAAACCCGACCCGGTCCGGCCCATATAGTTAAAAGAGATGCCCTGTTGTAAAATCCtattccacacacacacacacacacagtcaCCCCTTTAGGGTTTTGAATCAGAAGAAGATTTGATTGATTTGAGATCAGAAATGACATCGTTGGGGACATCAAAAGGTGTATTAGAGATTGCAAAGTTTGCCGTTTACGTCACTGTTCCCATTGGACTCATGTATTTCTTCGCTAACAACACCAAAAATCTCACCAAGTTCATGGGCGCTGTAAGTttcctaattttttttcatattcttttatgagtttatgtttctaaaatgattttcaCTTGTATTTGTTTTCCAAGCGTCAATACGTTGTGTATCCGCCAGAAGGACCGAGGCCACAATCACCAGAGGAGCTTCGAGAAATGGCTCGGGAGATGGCTCGCAAGCGAGATGCGCAATCTTGAGCCATGGAGCCGAGCTGTACACTTATATATAGAGCCTACTTACTGTATGCATATCATCTCTCTCAAtggtgttttgtttttttttcatgaacATGATTTCTAGTACATGTTACATGCTCTGTCAAAGTCTAATAAAAATGCATTCAGAAATTAGAAACTTTATTGTAAGTTTATTTCTTACATTATGTTGttgtaattaataaaagttctggtattacattatattttatagatataaatatggaATGATTTTGTTTATTCATCCCCAAAAATTTATGTAAGATAGGGGTGTGTCTACGGTTTGCTATTGCCAGTTTTGGGCAAAAGTTTCAGCCAAACCAGTTTATATTAATACCAAGTTAACCCGGAATGTGTGAATGTTTTATGAATtgattgaatgaatgaaaaagaaattggGAATTTTAATTTATCAGGTATTTGGTTGTTGAATATAAAGCTTGGgatttgattatgaaatgattcACTTGTTCAAGTTTTGTGGTGTCAATATGTCTTGAGGGTCCTAGGCCACAACCACAATGATCAGGGGAATGGCTCGTGAGTTGACTCGCAAGCGAGTTGCACAATTTCGGATGCTGGAGCTGTACACTTGTAGCGCCTACTTTATGCATAATCTCTCAATCATGTTTTGTTCTGTTGATTTCTAGTACATAAGCTCCATATACTTTCTTCTAATTATTATGTGTTAGAatgtttttgtttgttcatCTCCAAAGATTTATGCAAACTAAGGGTGGGTCATATGGTCTGGTTCGACTAGTTTTGAACAAAAGGTCCAACCGAAATGATAACTGGCCTGCCGTCTAGAAAGAAACCAAAATACCCAGTCAAACGAGACTTCGTAAATAACTAAATACATCTTCTTCGTATCTTATatcttgtatgtatatatacataaaaagttGAGTTGATGGTAGCAATCAATTCTGCCATCAATTCAACTGTGTCTTCATGTCTTGCTTTCTCTCTTCAGTTGGTTTCTTCAATCACATTTTCTGTATTCAACTCAACGTCTCTTTTAACTGAAACTGGTCTTCAATTGGTGTCTTCAATTCTATTAACTGGTATTAGGGTACTGAAAGAGCAAAATGTTACTTACTTGTACTAATTAGGGGAAGAAACTCCCATTTTGTGGTAGCTGAAACACCTATAAACTGGTATCCCTTTTCATTTGAAGAAGAAACCGTTACACATGATGTCTCTATATAAATGAAAGGACGATGCTATGGTTGCGTCTTTAGCATATATGATATCTTATACAGACCTGCATCTGATGGCTAAGAATATGGCCAGTTTACAGCACATCAGTGGACAAGGGAAGGCAATATATTTGGATGACCCCAGGGAGGGTTCTTCTGGTCCTATAACGGTGATGGTTAGTCGTAAATGAATGCTAATAACGTGGACGGTAGATATCTTAGCACGGATTTCATCCTCTCTGGTGAAAAGGTAAGGTTTCAACTCTTGGTATCATAAGTTGTCAATTTAGATTAAAGGTTGAATTTGTAGTTAAATACTTCAGCACATAACTTGAAAGGTCTGTGAACGGTGCATTAGACAAGCAATCTTTATCTGGCTTTCACTAAGATTTGTGCAAAGTGTAAATTTTATCGTTATAACagaaattttttgaaaagatTATAGGCTTGCGAAAAGTGAATGTAGCCTGTCTAAAAGTCCTTAGTTCCCTGTAGTGATGTACCCCCAATATGATAGAAGGTGTATTTTGCAATGAGGTTGTTAATAAGATCCTCTTAATTTATAGTAACTTACGTATATGATTAATGTAATTATCCATACAATAATGTATGCATTGTGTTAgtgtacatattatatatatttatggctCCCAGAGCTGagagaaaataatataattattaactaaTCATAGCCATTCAAATTTATTGTAAAAACTCATCTCAGCCGTTTAaataaaaactcataaaaacaCGATGACCTATAGCCCTGATTGTTTCACGCAACCCGTTCAAAAAACCCTTTCTTCCTCCCTTTCTTACTCAAATCCTATTCCTTTCATCATGACCTAATTGACCATCCATCCATTTTCACATGTGAACCAAACACTTCCAGTTCTCTCAAATTGCTTATGTGTATCTCAAGCCACTGTTTTTTTCCCTTCCAATTTTTTATTTCAAGGTATGTtatgtgtatttattttttcaattcgACAATAAAAAAGAAGTTTGGAGAAACAATGTTGAAATACaagaaatttgattttcattaaatatatcAGCCTCTGATTTTTGATCCTCTATACCGGTTTAGCCACTCAATGGATTTGCATAAGGAGATCCTTTATGTTTAAAGAGAACTCATGGACACATAGTTCTATTTTATAATGATGAAAAAAAGAGGTAATCAATATAAACCTTGTATTTTTACATACATGATATGTATACGGTAGCTAATCCAATGTTTTTGATAATCTATCTTGCTTGATATTTTGTTTTGGAGTTTGTGTTTTATGATAGTGGTTAGTTTTGAAACTTCATGATATACATAGGTTTGAAATTATAAGTTTGGTGTTTGGCTTAATCTTCTTTTGAAGTGCATGaaaggtgtttgataaaatgtttgatagaaagttttttattttctgaacTACATGTGGGTTATTAATTAACCATGAGACACAGGTTAGaactataatttttatgataaaacgtttatctctttttaatttttatatatcgtgatacattatataaaaaaaatgccaATGTGCTAACTATCTTTTGATTAGGTTCAAGCAACAAAAGTTTAGTGGCTAGCGAAACTCACAATTCCATCAAACGTATTGGGCATTTCCAAGGTCCTATCTTGGAAGTGAACAATGGCGATTCTATAGTGATACATGTTACAAACAAAGCGATGGAACCGTGATGTCAAACGAAGTCGATCATGCAGTAATTAATGGACGAAGGATGCGTGATCATGTGACGTTATGGGTGTTGGCTTAAGCCATGGTAGCCTGGTCTCCAAAAAAGGTTGGTGATCATCTGGTCATTAACGAACGAGGTGCTGGTCAAAGCGATGACAACTTAGTCTCCAAGAAAGTCGATGCTCATGTGGCCATTGATG
This genomic window contains:
- the LOC122600867 gene encoding uncharacterized protein LOC122600867 — protein: MTSLGTSKGVLEIAKFAVYVTVPIGLMYFFANNTKNLTKFMGARQYVVYPPEGPRPQSPEELREMAREMARKRDAQS